The Arthrobacter oryzae DNA window TGCGCTGAAGGCAGCCGAAGCGGTCAAGGCACCGGAACTCCAGCTGCCGGCACAGACGGAGGCGGCCCGCGCGCTGTTCCATTCCCACGAGTACGGCCGGAGCGCCGAGGTGCTCCGGGGCCTGGTGGAAACCACCCCCGCAGTGTTGAGCATGGAGTTTGCCAGGGCAGTGGCCCTGCTCCTGCAGGCACTCATGCCCACGAATCCGGGCCGCGACACCCTCCAGTCCGTGCTGGACAGTGCAAGGCGGCGGCTGACCCTTGCGGCGGCCGCATCCATCGGAGACGCGGCCGCTGACACTTACCAGAACGCCGTTCAGGATGAGCTGGACGTCCTGCAGCTCTACCTGGAGTCGCGGGATGGAAACTGGCCGAGCCCGGGCGGGGAGCTCTTCCACCGTCTCTGCCCGCCCGGCGTCTACGACGTCGGCCCCGGCGCGGAGGAGCCGACGGGTACCCACGCAGGCATCCTGCTTCTGGCGCTTGCTTCCCAAGGGGAGTCAGTGCAGGGAAAGCCCGCTGACGCCGTCGCCCTTTCCGCCCGCGCGCTCAACGCGGTGGAGCGCTTGCCGCGGTGCAGCGTTGATTTCCACACCACGGTGCTCACCATCCACGCCTCCAACCTGGCACGGCTGGGGCAGAGTCCTGAAGCCGGGACCACGGACAAACGCGCCGGCCGCAACAAATGGATGAGCTACCCCGGCGGGCCGCTGCAAATCTTCCGGGCCATGATGTTCTGCCGGCACGCCGCCGCAGGCCGTGCAGGCGTGGGCGCGTACGGCGCGGAAGCCTTAACTGCCGCTGAACCGGACGATCCGCTGGCTCTCACTGTGGGCGCGCAGGCCACCGCGGAGTGGCTGACGTGGGACCTTGCGCCGTTGCCCGGCTCTTTACATTCCGCGGCGGTTGTTTCCGGGGATCCGGCGGGTGAACATCGGGCAGGTGCCGGCGGGGCATCCGACGGCGACGTCGCGGCCCGTCTGGTCGAAACGTACGCGTCGGTGGCACGTCCGGCCGTTACCGGGGCCTCCGGTCCGCCCCAGAGGTCGTCCGGAAGAACGGCCAAAGCGACGGGCGGCGGGAGGGGCCGCCGGGCACGTGAGCTGCTGAACCTTGGTGCCGCAGCGAGGCCCGACAGTACGGCGCTTGAGCATGCCGCGGACGGACCGCCGGACTGGCGGTGGTCGAGTGACGGGAACGGCACTCCTTTGCCCGGCCAATCGCAGGACCGGCCGGGAGCCGCAGATCCCGCCAGGCTCTCGCAACGGGAGCGCGAAGTGGTGACGCTTGTGGTCACCGGGATGGGAAGTGCCCGCGTGGCGGAGGAGCTCGGGATCGCCGTGAACACGGTGAACGCGCACCTGCAGAGGATCTACGGCAAGTTGGGCGTTTCCCGGCGACAGGAGCTGGCTGAACTCTGGAACAGCCTGGACGGGCAATAGTGGGACAATTGTGGAGTAGCACCGCGGACGCAAGCGGTGTGCCTGCCCGTGGCGGCGAGCCGTCGGCAGGTCTTGCCTATCAAGGAGCTCCAGTTTGGTCATGGTATCCACTCCCGCTACCGCAGTCAGCCAGGTCGCGCTCAGTGATGTCGAGGTCCTGCGGATCCGCAACGACTTCCCCGTCCTGGACCAGGAAGTCAACGGCCGGCCCCTCGTATACCTGGATTCCGGCGCCACCTCACAGAACCCCCGAAGCGTGCTGGAAGCCGAACAGGAGTTCTACGAGCTGAGGAACGCCGCAGTGCACCGCGGCGCCCACCATCTTGCCGTCCAGGCCACCGACGCGTTCGAGGACGCCCGTGCCACCGTGGCCGCCTTTATCGGCTCGGCGGAGGACGAACTGGTCTGGACTGCCAATGCCACCGCTGGCCTGAACCTCCTGGCCTACTCCTTCTCGAACGCCAGCGTCGGCACCGTCCGGGGCGAGGCCGGCCGCTTCGCCCTGGGACCGGGAGACGAGGTCGTGGTGACGGAGATGGAACACCACGCGAACCTGATCCCGTGGCAGGAGCTCTGCCGGCGCACCGGTGCCACGTTGAAGTTCATTCCCATTGACGACGACGGCGCGCTGCGGCTTGAGGAGGCCGCGCGGCTGATCACAGGGCGTACCAAGGTCCTTGCGTTCACCCACGCGTCAAATGTGCTCGGAACCATCAATCCTGTGTCCGAGCTTGTGAAGCTGGCCCGCGACGCGGGCGCGCTCGTGGTGCTGGACGCCTGCCAGTCTGCTCCGCACCTGCCCCTCGACGTTAAGGCCCTGGACGTCGACTTTGCCGTCTTCTCCGGCCACAAGATGCTGGCTCCCACCGGGATTGGCGGCGTCTACGGGCGGCGGGAGCTCCTGAACGCCATGCCTCCGTTCCTGACCGGAGGCTCCATGATCACCACCGTGACGATGGAAAAAGCGGAATACCTTCCGGCGCCCCAGCGGTTCGAGGCCGGAACCCAGCCCATCTCCCAGGCGGTGGCGCTCGCCGCCGCAGCCAACTACCTGCGCGAGACCGGCATGGAACGCATCGCCGGCTGGGAAGCTGCCCTGGGCCAGCGGCTGGTCACCGGGCTGGGCGCCATTGACGGAATCCGCGTTGTGGGGCCGGGGGCAGGTGTGGAACGGCTCGGCCTGGCAGCCTTTGACGTCGCTGGCGTGCACGCGCACGACGTCGGCCAGTATCTGGACAGCCTCGGTATCGCCGTCCGCGTGGGCCACCACTGTGCGCAGCCGCTCCACCGGAGGCTGGGCCTGACTGCCACCACCCGGGCGAGTACGTATTTGTACAACACCACCGAAGAAGTGGACCTTCTGCTTGAGGCTGTGGCCCAGGTCCGGCCCTACTTTGGTGTCGCGGGCACGGGGGCATCGAAGTGAGCGCACTGGACGCGATGTACCAGCAACTGATCCTGGAACATGCGAAGACCCGCAGCGGATCCGACCTGACGGATGAAGATGCCGCGGCAATGCCTGACCAGGCGGGCGTGGGCCAGTGCCACCAGCTCAACCCGGTGTGCGGCGACGAAATTACGCTACGCCTGGAGTTGGCGGAAGCGGGTAACCAGTCAACGGTGAAAGGAATCCACTGGAACGGTGACGGCTGCGCCATCTCAATGGCCTCTGCCTCAATACTGAGCGAACTGTCCGACGGTGCATCGCCGGATGAGCTGGCGGAGATGATCGATCACTTCAGGGAGCTCATGCGCTCACGAGGCCGGCTGGAGCCGGACGAAGAGATTCTGGGTGATGCGGCGGCCTTGGCCGGGGTCGCAAAATATCCGGCCAGGGTTAAGTGCGCCATGCTGGCGTGGGTGGCTGCAGAAGATGCGCTGCGGCAGGCCGTAGCCACCAGCCGCTAGGTCTTGCCGGCCTCCGGATGCTCATCGTCCGAGAGCGTGGAATGGTGCTGGACGTAGTCCTCGATGGCGTGCTCGGGAACCCTGTACGACCGGCCAAAGCGGACGGCCGGCAGGTCGTGCGCCTTGACGAGCCGGTACACGGTCATCCGGGACAGCCGCATGACTTCGGCGACCTCGGAAACTGTGAGGAAACGGGTATTGGAAAATCCTTCAGCGGCCACTGTTCTCAGCTCTCCTGGGACGTAGTTCAATCCTGGGGACGTACTTCGATCCTGAGATAAACGTCGCTGAGCCGATCGCCGATCCTACGGCTACTTTATGGCATGGTGAGCTTGATGTGAAGAGCGCACCGCTATGGGGAAAAAGACAAGTAGTGGTTACTCTAGTCGCGTTCAGGGGAGGCACGTAGCCTCGTCATATGGTCGATAGCCAGGACGAGAGCGAATGGCGGCAAACGCAGCACAGGATTCACAGGGCTGAAATTGTCTGCGTTATAGCGCTGGTGGTGCTCACGGTGCTGACGATCATGGCAGGGTTCTCCGATTTTGTCCGGTAATTCCGCTTGCGCTGGTCGCGGGACGCAATATCCGCCGGCGCGGAAAACAAAAAACTCCGGCAGGTGGAGACCCGCCGGAGTTTTGTTTGGTTTGGAAATTCGGAAGATTAGTGGGGAAATACAAGAATTACCCACGCGATAAGCCCCAATAGGGTCAGTGCGAAATACAGCGACCAGTTTCTGCGGTCGACTTTACGGTGGCTGCCATGCCAAACCCGTTCCATATCGTTCGCGTCCATAGCAGAAATTTACGGCTTATCACGTTCCGATAACAGCGTGTCGCACACCTCACTTATGCCCCCTCATACTCCATTTGCAGCTCCGGGTACTCGAGTGGCCGGCCGGGCCGCCCGCTAGCTGACCAGCGCGGCGATGCCGATGGCCGCCGTGGCGGCGCCAAGCACCAGCGAGACGGACACCAGGACCACGTGGATCGTGAGGAACCGGGTGGCCTTGCCGGCCGTGTCACGGGCCCGCGGATCCTTCATCACTCGCTTAAGGAACTGCGGCCAGACCACCAGGGACCAGACGCCGGCGACGATCAGGACCCAAGCCAGGGCAACAGGAAGCTGCACCGGTCAGTGGCTTTCCAGCCAGGCCTGCGCCTGCTGGGACTGGATGTTCAGTGCCTTGCCCACCATGGGCTCGGCAGCATCGGCAATCTTGCCGCCCAGGAACGGAACCGAGGATGTCACGTTGCCCTCGAGTTCAACACGGGTGCTGCCGCCGTCGGCGACCAGCCGCTGCACTGCGCTGACGTCCAGCGGGGCACCGGCGATCTTCAGGCTGATGCTGCTCTGCCGTGAACCGTCAGCACCAGGGGCTTCCCACGTCTCGAGCTGGGTGACAGTCAGGCGTTCGCCCACGAACTTGCGGGCAATCTCCGGCAGCCGGGTGGTGGGCAGGGTGCGCACCGAGGTGGTGCTGAAAGCGCCGGCAACATCGCCGTCGACCTTGAACGATTCAAGGGTTCCGCCCACCAGTTCACTGGTGTGGCGCTGGAAGTCTTCGTTGGCGAACACAGCGGTGATGCGATCGACGCTGTGCGGCAGGGTGGTGGAAGCACTCAGTGCCATTGTTCCTCCATGGGGTTGGGGGGTGTGGGGCATCGGTTTTTTGCCTCACACATCCTACGTGGTGGAAGTGGCGGACTCCGATTCGGCCTCAGCCAGTTTTTGGGCAGCAGCTGAAATGTTGTGTGACATGGCCGGAAAAATGACGCTGTGGAACGGCAGCACGGCGAGCCAATACAGTTTTCCGCTGAGCCCCTTCGGGAAGAAGATGGCGCGCTGCCGGTAGAGGCTGCCGGTGCCTTCCGGCTCCACTGAAAGCTCCAGCCACGCGCGGCCCGGTGCACGCATTTCCGCCCGAAGCCGCAGCAGGCGGCCCCGTTCGATCCGTTCGGCGCGCCACCAGTCCACCACTTCACCCTCGGCAAGCAGGTGCGGGTGCCGGCGGCCGCGGAGGAGTCCGGCGCCTCCGGTCAGCTTGTCCAGCCAGCCGCGGACCCGCCACGCCAGCGGGAGGGAGTACCAGCCGTTGCGGCCGCCGATTCCCTCGATGATGGTCCAGACATACTTCGGATCCACCGGGCTGGAGTAGCTTCGCTCATCGACGTAGACCCTGTGTCCGGCCCAGTCCGGGTCGCTCGGCAGCGGGTCGGCGTCCGCGCCGGCGCTTGCCCAGGTTGTTTCCACCTGGGCATCGCGTTCCTTGCCCAATGCGAGAGCGACGGCCCGCCGGTACGGCGTCAGGCCGCCCTCAGGCTGAGGTATGAAGTCGTCAATGTCGTGCTCCCGCGCTACGGCGTCGTGCTGGAGCGATTCAACGAGCGGCAGCGACATGGACAGCGGGATGGGCGTGGTCAGGGCTACCCACATGCCTGCGAGCTTCGGCGCGGGAATGGGCAGGGCGAGCACCACGCGGTAGGGCAGGCCCGCCTCGGCGGCGTACTCCTTCATCATTCCCGCGTAGGTAAGAACCTGCCTGCACCCGATGTCGAAGCTGCGGTTGATGTGCCCTTCCAGGGACGCCGCGGAGACGAGGTAGTACAGCACGTCCCTGACGGCGATTGCCTCGATCCGGTTCCGCACCCAGCTCGGGGCCGGCATGAGGGGGAGCGTCTCTGAAAGGTGCCGGATCATCTCGAACGATGCCGAGCCGGATCCGATCACGACGCCCGCCTGGAACACCACCGCGTCCACCGGACTCGCGAGGAAGACCTTGCCGACGGCCTCCCGGGAGCGCATGTGCGTTGAGAGTTCGGCGCCCTCCGGGTGCAGGCCGCCGAGGTAGACAATTCTCTTCACGCCTGCACCGGCGGCCGCTTTGGCGGCGGTCTCCGCCATGGCTTTCTCTTTGGCCTCGAAACCGGCACCGGCAGCCATTGAGTGGACCAGGTAGTAAAGCACGTCGACGCCGTCCAGCGCAGTCCGGAGCATGTCGCCGTCGTCGAGGCTGCCCTGGATGACCTCGACCTGATCCAGCCACGGCACGCCGGCAATTTTGGCCGGAGTCCGGACCACAACCTTCACCGTGTGCCCGGCCTCGAGGAGCCGGGGGACCAGCCGCCCGCCGATATAACCGGTGGCGCCGGTAACAAGCACGGTTTTCGGGATGCCGTTCATGTGGATCTCCTTGGAACGTCGCGGAATGCGTCGATGCACAGCCAGCTTATCAATCCAGGTTTTTCCAGAGACGCCTGATTGAAGCCGGGGCAAGTGAACCGGGCATCCACTACGCGCACGGCGCTCCGCCATCGCGGTAGGCTGGGAAGACCCGGGATTCTCGCGAATTTCGGGTTTTCGTGTTGCCTGCCTTCCCGTGATCATTTCAGGAGCTTCTGCCATGAGCCTCACCGGCCCGTCACTTACAGGCCTTCGCCGCGCGCTCGCCGGAGACACAACGTTTGCCCGCGTGCAGGCTGAAGCGTCCCGGAGTTTCGGAACCCGCAGCGAGGATTACCAGATCAGCGCGCCGGCGGGCCTGCGCGCGGCGCTGTTGGCGGAGATGTCGGACGGCCTCGCGGCCCTGCACGACGACGCCGGGACGCCCCTGGTGCTGGCCGTCACCGCCACCGGCCGTGAAGCAGAGGACCTCACCGCAGCCCTGCGCGCCTTCCTGCCCGCCGATTCGGTGGCTGAATTTCCCAGCTGGGAGACCCTTCCGCACGAGCGGCTGTCCCCGCGTTCGGACACGGTGGGACGACGACTGTCCGTACTGCGCCGCCTGGCGCACCCCGCCACGGCTGCGGGCGGACCACTCCGCGTTGTGGTGGCTCCCGTGCGCGCAGTGGTGCAGCCGATAGTGGCCGGGCTCGGCGAGCTCAAGCCCGTCACACTGAAGGTGGGACAGGAAGTGTCCTTCACCGACGTGGTGCGCAGCCTTTCCGACGCCGCCTACGCGCGGGTGGACATGGTGTCCCGCCGCGGCGAATTCGCGGTCCGCGGCGGCATGCTGGACGTCTTCCCGCCCACCGAGGACCATCCCATCCGCGTGGAGTTCTTCGGCGACGAGGTGGACCAGATGCGCTGGTTTGCCGTGGCTGACCAGCGGTCCCTCTCCTCGCCCGGCCTGCACCACCCCACGGAACTGAACGCCCCGCCGTGCCGTGAAATCCTGATTACCCCGTCCGTGATGTCCCGGGCCGCAACACTCAAGGCACAGCTGCCCGCCGCTGCCGACATGCTCGAAAAGATCGCCGGCGGCATCGCGGTGGAGGGCATGGAATCCCTCGCTCCCGTGCTGGTGGATGCCATGGTGCCGTTCGTGGAGCAGCTGCCCGGCGGGTCCATCTCGGTGGTCATCGAACCCGAGAAGGTCCGCACGCGCGCCCACGACCTCGCCGCCACGAACGAGGAATTCCTGGAAGCGGCCTGGTCCACGGCGTCCGACGGGGGCACCGCGCCGCTCGATCTCAGCTCGGCGGCGTCGGCTGCCCTGCATTCGGCCAGCTTCCGCTCCCTGACGGAGACCCGCACCTCGGCCCTTGGGCACGACGTCTCGTGGTGGTCCATCACCTCGCTGGCCACCGACGAAGAGCTGACCCCGGACATCAACGTGCTCAACCTGCACGCCCGGGAACCGCGCGGCTACCAGGGCGACGTGGCGGAGATGATGGAGTTCATCGGCTCGCACGTCCGGGACCAGTGGCGCATCGTGGTGGTCACGGAGGGCCCCGGCCCCGCCCAGCGCCTGGCTGAGCTGTTCCATGACGCCGACATCCCGTGCGCCCGGGTGGACTCGCTGGATGACGAGCCGCAGGCGGGCATCATCGAGGTGACCACCGCCGCCGTCGGACGCGGTTTTGTCCTGGACGGGCTGAAACTCGGCCTGCTGACGGAAGCGGACCTGCTGGGACGCACCTCCGCGGGGTCCACGAAGGATATGCGCCGCATGCCGTCCAAGCGCCGGAACGCCGTGGACCCGCTGCAGCTGGTTGCAGGGGACTCCGTGGTGCATGAACAACACGGCATCGGACGGTTCGTTGAACTGATCCAGCGCAAGGTGGCAGGCGGCGGGGACGGTGTCCGCGAATACCTCGTCCTGGAGTACGCACCGTCCAAGCGCGGCGCCCCGGGCGACAGGCTCTTTGTGCCTACCGACCAGCTGGACCAGGTGACCCGTTATGTCGGCGGGGACACCCCTGCCCTGAGTAAGATGGGCGGGGCGGACTGGGCCAGCACCAAGTCCAAGGCGCGCAAAGCGGTCAAGGAGATCGCCGGCGAACTCATCAGGCTGTACTCCGCCCGGATGGCCTCCAAGGGCTTTGCGTTCGGGCCGGACACGCCGTGGCAGCGCGAGCTCGAGGAAGCGTTCCCGTATGTGGAGACCCCTGACCAGCTGACCACCATCAACGAAGTCAAAGCGGACATGGAACGGGAAATACCCATGGACCGGCTGGTGTCCGGCGACGTGGGCTACGGCAAGACCGAAATCGCCGTGCGGGCGGCCTTCAAGGCCGTCCAGGACGGCAAGCAGGTGGCAGTCCTGGTGCCCACCACGCTGCTGGCCCAGCAGCACTACGAAACCTTCACGGAACGCTTCTCCGGTTTCCCGCTGCGGGTGAAGCCGCTGTCCCGCTTCCAGGCCTCGAAGGAAGCCAAGGAAACCGCCGAAGGCGTGAAGAACGGATCCGTGGACGTGGTGATCGGCACGCACCGGCTCCTATCCAAGGACTTCGCGTTCAAGGACCTGGGCCTGGTGATCGTGGACGAGGAACAACGCTTCGGCGTCGAACACAAGGAAGCGCTCAAGAAGATGCGCACCAACGTCGACGTCCTGGCCATGAGCGCCACCCCGATTCCGCGCACCCTGGAGATGTCGCTGACCGGCATCCGTGAAACATCCACCCTTGCCACCCCGCCCGAAGAACGCCATCCGGTGCTGACCTACGTGGGCCCGTACACGGAGAAGCAGACCTCCGCCGCCATCCGGCGCGAGCTCATGCGTGAGGGCCAGGTGTTCTTCGTCCACAACCGCGTGTCCACCATCGAGCGCACGGCCGCCAAGATCCGCGAGCTGGTCCCGGAAGCCCGGGTGGAAGTGGCCCACGGCCAGATGTCCGAAAGCCGGCTCGAGCAGATCATCGTGGACTTCTGGGAGAAGCGCTTCGACGTGCTGGTGTGCACCACCATCATCGAAACCGGCCTGGACATCTCCAACGCCAACACGCTGATCGTGGACGGGGCCGACAAATACGGGCTCTCCCAGCTCCACCAGCTGCGCGGACGCGTGGGCCGCGGCCGCGAACGCGCCTACGCGTACTTCCTGTACCCCTCCGAGAAACCGCTGGGCGAAGTGGCGCTGGAACGGCTCAAGGCCGTGGCCACGCACAACGAACTCGGCGCCGGCATGCAGCTGGCCATGAAGGACCTCGAAATCCGCGGCGCCGGCAACCTCCTGGGCGGCGAACAGTCCGGCCACATCCAGGGCGTGGGCTTCGACCTCTACATCCGCCTGGTGGGCGAGGCCGTTGCGGACTTCCGCGGTGAGGCCGAAGAGAAGGCCGCCGAAATGAAAATCGAGCTGCCCGTCAACGCCCACCTGCCGCACGATTACGTGCCAGGGGAACGGCTGCGCCTCGAGGCCTACCGCAAACTGGCGTCCGCGCTCACGAACGAAGCCATCGACGAGGTCCTGGCCGAACTTGTGGACCGTTACGGCGAGCCGCCGCTGCCTGCGCAGAACCTGATCGCCGTCGCCCGCTTCCGGGTGGGAGCCCGCGAAGCCGGGCTGTCCGACGTCGCCCTGCAGGGAAACTTCATCAAGTTCTCGCCGGCCCAGCTGCCCGAATCAAAGACCATGCGGCTCAACCGCATGTACCCCGGCTCACAGTCGAAGCCCGCCCTGGACGCAGTGCTCATCCCGAAGCCCAAGACCGCCCGGATCGGCGGCCGCGACCTGCAGGATGCCGAAATCCTGGAGTGGGCCAACGGCGTCATCCGCAACATCTTCTCCGACGCGGACGCTCCGCTCGAAAAAACAAGGGGCTAGCCCTTGATGGGAGGACACCACGCCGCGTCGGGAGCCGCGGCGTGGGTAGCCATTGCCTCAACGGGGCCGTACACGCTGGGCTGGTACCCGCTGGACGCCACCGGAATCCTGATCGGCGGAATGGCGACGGCGGGCACCGCGCTGGTGTGCGACTGGGACCACCGCCACAGCACCGTTGCCAACTCACTGCCGCCGCTGTCCAACGTCATTGCCGTCGGG harbors:
- a CDS encoding helix-turn-helix domain-containing protein, producing the protein MAAEGFSNTRFLTVSEVAEVMRLSRMTVYRLVKAHDLPAVRFGRSYRVPEHAIEDYVQHHSTLSDDEHPEAGKT
- a CDS encoding SDR family oxidoreductase — protein: MNGIPKTVLVTGATGYIGGRLVPRLLEAGHTVKVVVRTPAKIAGVPWLDQVEVIQGSLDDGDMLRTALDGVDVLYYLVHSMAAGAGFEAKEKAMAETAAKAAAGAGVKRIVYLGGLHPEGAELSTHMRSREAVGKVFLASPVDAVVFQAGVVIGSGSASFEMIRHLSETLPLMPAPSWVRNRIEAIAVRDVLYYLVSAASLEGHINRSFDIGCRQVLTYAGMMKEYAAEAGLPYRVVLALPIPAPKLAGMWVALTTPIPLSMSLPLVESLQHDAVAREHDIDDFIPQPEGGLTPYRRAVALALGKERDAQVETTWASAGADADPLPSDPDWAGHRVYVDERSYSSPVDPKYVWTIIEGIGGRNGWYSLPLAWRVRGWLDKLTGGAGLLRGRRHPHLLAEGEVVDWWRAERIERGRLLRLRAEMRAPGRAWLELSVEPEGTGSLYRQRAIFFPKGLSGKLYWLAVLPFHSVIFPAMSHNISAAAQKLAEAESESATSTT
- the mfd gene encoding transcription-repair coupling factor; the encoded protein is MSLTGPSLTGLRRALAGDTTFARVQAEASRSFGTRSEDYQISAPAGLRAALLAEMSDGLAALHDDAGTPLVLAVTATGREAEDLTAALRAFLPADSVAEFPSWETLPHERLSPRSDTVGRRLSVLRRLAHPATAAGGPLRVVVAPVRAVVQPIVAGLGELKPVTLKVGQEVSFTDVVRSLSDAAYARVDMVSRRGEFAVRGGMLDVFPPTEDHPIRVEFFGDEVDQMRWFAVADQRSLSSPGLHHPTELNAPPCREILITPSVMSRAATLKAQLPAAADMLEKIAGGIAVEGMESLAPVLVDAMVPFVEQLPGGSISVVIEPEKVRTRAHDLAATNEEFLEAAWSTASDGGTAPLDLSSAASAALHSASFRSLTETRTSALGHDVSWWSITSLATDEELTPDINVLNLHAREPRGYQGDVAEMMEFIGSHVRDQWRIVVVTEGPGPAQRLAELFHDADIPCARVDSLDDEPQAGIIEVTTAAVGRGFVLDGLKLGLLTEADLLGRTSAGSTKDMRRMPSKRRNAVDPLQLVAGDSVVHEQHGIGRFVELIQRKVAGGGDGVREYLVLEYAPSKRGAPGDRLFVPTDQLDQVTRYVGGDTPALSKMGGADWASTKSKARKAVKEIAGELIRLYSARMASKGFAFGPDTPWQRELEEAFPYVETPDQLTTINEVKADMEREIPMDRLVSGDVGYGKTEIAVRAAFKAVQDGKQVAVLVPTTLLAQQHYETFTERFSGFPLRVKPLSRFQASKEAKETAEGVKNGSVDVVIGTHRLLSKDFAFKDLGLVIVDEEQRFGVEHKEALKKMRTNVDVLAMSATPIPRTLEMSLTGIRETSTLATPPEERHPVLTYVGPYTEKQTSAAIRRELMREGQVFFVHNRVSTIERTAAKIRELVPEARVEVAHGQMSESRLEQIIVDFWEKRFDVLVCTTIIETGLDISNANTLIVDGADKYGLSQLHQLRGRVGRGRERAYAYFLYPSEKPLGEVALERLKAVATHNELGAGMQLAMKDLEIRGAGNLLGGEQSGHIQGVGFDLYIRLVGEAVADFRGEAEEKAAEMKIELPVNAHLPHDYVPGERLRLEAYRKLASALTNEAIDEVLAELVDRYGEPPLPAQNLIAVARFRVGAREAGLSDVALQGNFIKFSPAQLPESKTMRLNRMYPGSQSKPALDAVLIPKPKTARIGGRDLQDAEILEWANGVIRNIFSDADAPLEKTRG
- the sufU gene encoding Fe-S cluster assembly sulfur transfer protein SufU, producing MYQQLILEHAKTRSGSDLTDEDAAAMPDQAGVGQCHQLNPVCGDEITLRLELAEAGNQSTVKGIHWNGDGCAISMASASILSELSDGASPDELAEMIDHFRELMRSRGRLEPDEEILGDAAALAGVAKYPARVKCAMLAWVAAEDALRQAVATSR
- a CDS encoding SCO4848 family membrane protein; its protein translation is MQLPVALAWVLIVAGVWSLVVWPQFLKRVMKDPRARDTAGKATRFLTIHVVLVSVSLVLGAATAAIGIAALVS
- a CDS encoding helix-turn-helix domain-containing protein, yielding MSGSDGKGVIVTGAAGSGRTGLLAAAAEALSGQLTVIVHSIPESCRRMKFGIGSVLAPALPSGSKVSPLNIVRACRDALRSQDPKTNGILMVLDNVDYLDGTSLWVLNQLLAEPDIKMLASHRADRQLQMELMESVVARQLSIVTLDDLTLDQLRTFLDYKLPARPGRTLVRDIHAASGANALTASWLVEEALACGNIVESGGRCALVRPPDPAEARQFDLARRRIEALPAEQRQVVDFLAAGDPAPLSVLARAVPPDDLSALEQGQVIRIQIRSDGGADVILNHEVEASAARNFPGGTGPLDLHGETDLRERGAGAPGRAGDEPLWDLLRRVEASLDSGAAVADLDLLAVATAANNLYDSDRALKAAEAVKAPELQLPAQTEAARALFHSHEYGRSAEVLRGLVETTPAVLSMEFARAVALLLQALMPTNPGRDTLQSVLDSARRRLTLAAAASIGDAAADTYQNAVQDELDVLQLYLESRDGNWPSPGGELFHRLCPPGVYDVGPGAEEPTGTHAGILLLALASQGESVQGKPADAVALSARALNAVERLPRCSVDFHTTVLTIHASNLARLGQSPEAGTTDKRAGRNKWMSYPGGPLQIFRAMMFCRHAAAGRAGVGAYGAEALTAAEPDDPLALTVGAQATAEWLTWDLAPLPGSLHSAAVVSGDPAGEHRAGAGGASDGDVAARLVETYASVARPAVTGASGPPQRSSGRTAKATGGGRGRRARELLNLGAAARPDSTALEHAADGPPDWRWSSDGNGTPLPGQSQDRPGAADPARLSQREREVVTLVVTGMGSARVAEELGIAVNTVNAHLQRIYGKLGVSRRQELAELWNSLDGQ
- a CDS encoding DUF2505 domain-containing protein — translated: MALSASTTLPHSVDRITAVFANEDFQRHTSELVGGTLESFKVDGDVAGAFSTTSVRTLPTTRLPEIARKFVGERLTVTQLETWEAPGADGSRQSSISLKIAGAPLDVSAVQRLVADGGSTRVELEGNVTSSVPFLGGKIADAAEPMVGKALNIQSQQAQAWLESH
- a CDS encoding SufS family cysteine desulfurase; this translates as MVMVSTPATAVSQVALSDVEVLRIRNDFPVLDQEVNGRPLVYLDSGATSQNPRSVLEAEQEFYELRNAAVHRGAHHLAVQATDAFEDARATVAAFIGSAEDELVWTANATAGLNLLAYSFSNASVGTVRGEAGRFALGPGDEVVVTEMEHHANLIPWQELCRRTGATLKFIPIDDDGALRLEEAARLITGRTKVLAFTHASNVLGTINPVSELVKLARDAGALVVLDACQSAPHLPLDVKALDVDFAVFSGHKMLAPTGIGGVYGRRELLNAMPPFLTGGSMITTVTMEKAEYLPAPQRFEAGTQPISQAVALAAAANYLRETGMERIAGWEAALGQRLVTGLGAIDGIRVVGPGAGVERLGLAAFDVAGVHAHDVGQYLDSLGIAVRVGHHCAQPLHRRLGLTATTRASTYLYNTTEEVDLLLEAVAQVRPYFGVAGTGASK